Genomic DNA from Candidatus Aminicenantes bacterium:
CCTGGCGTTGCGCCACTATTTTCGGGTCTCGGATCGGAAGAAAAAGATCGAGACCAAATTGATCGTCCTGGGCATCAGCCTGCCCATTCTCAGCGGCATCGCCAGCGAGATCGTACTCCCGGACCTTGGCATACGGATTCCCGAGCTTACCAGCGTGTCCATGACCTGGCTGGCCCTCTGGATCGGATACGCCGTCCGGAAGTACGAGCTTTTCGCTGTGAATCCGGCCATGGCGGCCGAGAACATCCTGGCCACGATGAACGAGATGTTCTTTCTCCTCGCTCCGGAAGGAACGATCATCCGGACGAACCGGAAATCCCGGGAAATCCTGGGCTACGAAGAAAGCGATCTCCTCGGGAAACCGGTGGGCGCGGTGATGACCGACGAATCCGCCTGCCGCGGACTCATCGACCAGGTTCGGAAAATGGGGTCCGTCGAGGGCGTCGAGATCCTGCTCCGGACGAAGCCGGGACGGCAGATTCCGGCCGTTTTCTCGGGTTCGATGGTCAAGGATCGAGCCGGCATGATCTTGGGGATCATCGGTATTTCCCGGGACATCTCGGACCGCAAGCGCATCGAGGAGGAATTGCGGGCCCTGTCCCTGATCGACGAGCTGACGGGCCTCTACAACCGGCGGGGCTTCATGACCCTGGCCAAGCATCAGCAGAAGGTCTCCGCCCGGACCGGGAAAGACATGCTCCTCATCTACGCGGACGTGGACGACTTTAAGAAGATCAATGACACCTACGGGCATAACGCCGGCGACGCGGCTCTGGCCCAGACGGCGAAGATCTTCAAGGAATCGTTTCGGAGCTCGGACATCACGGCCCGCCTGGGAGGGGACGAGTTCGCCGTTCTGGCGCTCGAGGCTTCCGCGCCCTGCTCCGATCTGCTCAAGGACCGCCTGGAAGGAAAGCTCCTGACGAAGCTGGCCGGGGCGGACCTGCCTTTCGTGCTTTCCTTGAGCATCGGCATGGTCTGCTTCGATCCCAAGGTGCCCTGCTCGATCGACGACCTCCTGGCCGAAGCCGATCGGGCCATGTACGCGAAAAAGCTGGCCCGGAAAGCGCGCTAGCCGGCTATTTCCCTACTTCGTCGATGAGGATGCCGACCGGATAATCGTAGGTATCCGAGCCGATGTAGAAGGCCGTTCCCTTGATGGTGACGCCCTCCGCGTTGAGCGAGTCC
This window encodes:
- a CDS encoding diguanylate cyclase; amino-acid sequence: MSLAVGLIVFSQNKKRTLNIVFGLACLFVSIWAFAEFMYRQAGDLATAGFWIKIRALVWTYPLALLLHFILIYTKKTKWLRTKTAPFLIYGPAVLFSAADVGTYAITGRPILMPWGYTYGIPDTWINWVSNSWTALLGILVLALALRHYFRVSDRKKKIETKLIVLGISLPILSGIASEIVLPDLGIRIPELTSVSMTWLALWIGYAVRKYELFAVNPAMAAENILATMNEMFFLLAPEGTIIRTNRKSREILGYEESDLLGKPVGAVMTDESACRGLIDQVRKMGSVEGVEILLRTKPGRQIPAVFSGSMVKDRAGMILGIIGISRDISDRKRIEEELRALSLIDELTGLYNRRGFMTLAKHQQKVSARTGKDMLLIYADVDDFKKINDTYGHNAGDAALAQTAKIFKESFRSSDITARLGGDEFAVLALEASAPCSDLLKDRLEGKLLTKLAGADLPFVLSLSIGMVCFDPKVPCSIDDLLAEADRAMYAKKLARKAR